One genomic segment of Bacillus oleivorans includes these proteins:
- a CDS encoding YjjG family noncanonical pyrimidine nucleotidase — MKKYQTLFFDLDDTLLDFNAAENTALQSLFKDQNLQLTPEIKVDYQKINQSLWKAYEDGKIDRDEVVNTRFSLLFKEHGIEIDGALIETNYRRYLEEGHQLIDGALELISKLQDHYDLFVVTNGVSQTQYKRLKNSGLHPLFKDNFVSEDTGYQKPMKQFFDYVFARIPDFSAEQGLIIGDSLSSDIKGGYLAGLDTCWFNPMRKPNHTDMIPTYEIKELPELYQILEF, encoded by the coding sequence ATGAAAAAATACCAAACTTTATTTTTTGATTTAGACGATACTTTACTTGATTTTAACGCCGCGGAAAACACAGCCTTACAATCCCTTTTCAAGGATCAAAATTTACAGTTAACTCCTGAAATCAAAGTAGATTATCAAAAAATAAACCAATCACTTTGGAAAGCCTATGAAGATGGAAAAATAGATCGGGATGAAGTCGTGAATACCCGCTTTTCCCTTTTATTTAAAGAGCACGGTATAGAGATAGATGGGGCTTTGATAGAAACAAACTATCGCCGATACTTAGAAGAGGGCCATCAGCTGATAGACGGGGCACTCGAGTTAATCTCAAAACTACAAGATCACTATGATTTATTCGTTGTAACGAATGGAGTTTCCCAAACTCAATATAAACGTCTTAAAAATTCAGGACTGCATCCATTATTTAAAGATAATTTTGTTTCAGAGGATACCGGCTATCAAAAGCCTATGAAGCAGTTTTTTGATTATGTATTTGCACGAATTCCTGATTTTTCTGCAGAACAGGGTTTAATCATTGGTGATTCCTTAAGTTCGGATATAAAAGGCGGATATTTAGCCGGTCTGGATACGTGCTGGTTTAATCCAATGAGAAAGCCGAACCATACTGATATGATTCCCACCTATGAAATCAAGGAACTCCCTGAGTTATATCAGATTCTAGAGTTTTAA
- a CDS encoding RNA polymerase sigma factor, which produces MAQNASQTIPHYYDLYRYCSMLTGTRWDGEDLLQETIIKVLNRFSNLEQANISKAYLFRIATNTWIDYCRKNKINVELFDEGLHSLEDKTSLHIRESIESLVHHLPPKSAAIILLVDVFQFTAKETADMLGDMNEGAVKTAVRRARLKLANVERDVKHQVNQKANEINIHRLICEFSDAIRTQEPFAIVEAYKALQSIGVQVERKKAANRIFFTFTDPEGNILMVSN; this is translated from the coding sequence ATGGCTCAAAATGCTTCACAAACGATTCCTCACTATTATGACTTATATCGATATTGTTCAATGTTAACAGGAACAAGGTGGGATGGTGAGGATTTGCTGCAAGAAACGATTATTAAAGTACTAAATCGGTTTTCGAATCTGGAACAGGCCAACATTTCAAAAGCGTATCTCTTTCGTATCGCTACTAATACCTGGATTGATTATTGTCGTAAAAATAAAATCAATGTTGAATTATTTGATGAGGGTCTTCATTCTCTTGAAGATAAAACATCATTACATATAAGAGAATCAATCGAAAGCTTGGTTCACCATTTACCTCCGAAAAGTGCAGCGATTATTCTGCTCGTTGATGTATTCCAATTTACAGCGAAAGAGACAGCTGACATGCTTGGTGATATGAATGAAGGGGCTGTTAAGACAGCGGTGCGGAGGGCAAGGCTGAAGTTGGCAAATGTAGAACGGGATGTAAAACATCAAGTTAACCAAAAAGCTAATGAAATCAATATTCACAGGCTAATTTGTGAATTTTCTGATGCGATTCGGACTCAAGAGCCCTTTGCCATTGTGGAGGCATATAAAGCACTTCAATCGATTGGTGTGCAAGTGGAGCGTAAGAAAGCAGCAAATCGCATATTTTTTACCTTTACAGACCCTGAAGGAAATATAT